In a single window of the Neodiprion virginianus isolate iyNeoVirg1 chromosome 1, iyNeoVirg1.1, whole genome shotgun sequence genome:
- the LOC124305216 gene encoding NPC intracellular cholesterol transporter 1 isoform X4, with product MFDKTSAFLFAFAGLLVVVSSTDDGHCIWYDECYKGPRGMLNCLYTGEAKPLNKTGQELLSTWCSHLINNTENGTTTCCSPQQLTTLNTQVNQGAILLQRCPSCLNNWVKHICEFTCSPFQSKFIDVTSTNVTADNKTYVNEIDVYISDRYINSAFNSCKGVSYPSTGELVFDIMCLPWGASKCTPKRWFDFMGDAGDDGYAPFQIMYINTDVPQHGFDPLNISTTPCSKPLKGEKYACGCVDCEQSCPAPPLPPLPQPFSLLHYDGYAVIMMITFILGTIVFASIVACFGNRIQIGVVSTDDLANIFKDGQSSFIERLGAGTDKFLQDFFRYWGTVCASNPWTVLLFGFLSIIILGIGITDIQITKDPVELWASPYSQSRIEKDYFDSHFEPFYRTEQIIISAVGLPNIIHNTSEGVITFGPVFNRTFLLMVRELQEEIKKITTVNNYTLAEICFAPLTAWYTGAPKVENCAIQSIWGYWQDDIETFDDVTEVGGFNETYLDHFRKCTRSPYSASCFAQYKGPIEPAIAVGGFLNSNRSSENKAYEKATAIIITILVNNHHNKTQIEPAKEWEESFIAFMKNWTATKKPEYMDVAFTSERSIEDELDRETKSDVLTILVSYLIMFGYIAVALGQIRSCRTLLMDSKITLGLGGVLIVLASVVCSIGIFGFIGVPATLIIIEVIPFLVLAVGVDNIFIMVQTHQREGRRPDESIAEHIGRTLGQVGPSMLLTSVSESCCFFLGGLSDMPAVRAFALYAGMALLIDFLLQITCFVSLLALDTIRQTNNRLDVLCCIRTKKDDREVIDSLLYRLFKFGYVPFLMKKWVRAAVMIIFFGSLCTSIAVVPHIEIGLDQELSMPEDSFVLKYFNFLNKYLSIGPPVYFVVKGELNYSDFTMQNRICGGHFCNSDSLITQIFVASKQTNRTYIGKQASSWLDDYVDWSGIDGCCKQFKNNSFCPNHGFLCKSCNINFTNYKRPDKESFDTFLPYFLDDNPDQQCAKGGHAAYAQGVKLSNNMEHTVKASYFMAYHSVLKSSADYYKALEAAREISANLTVMINANITHDGNDPVEVFPYSVFYVFYEQYLTMWPDTLKSLGISLLAIFLVTFLLMGLDISSSLVVVITITMILVNIGGLMYWWHITLNAVSLVNLVMAVGIAVEFCSHLVHSFSVSVEETRIERAADALTHMGSSVFSGITLTKFGGIVVLAFAKSQIFQVFYFRMYLGIVLFGAAHGLIFLPVLLSYIGVMSRRGQRGIYQRGRAYHRDFRNQSINNPTTPLLGNINPDHPASSYSSVSAAHATQPQINF from the exons ATGTTCGATAAAACCTCGGCGTTTCTTTTTGCATTTGCCGGATTGCTGGTTGTG gtATCTAGCACTGATGATGGACACTGCATATGGTATGATGAGTGTTATAAGGGCCCAAGAGGTATGCTGAATTGCCTATATACAGGAGAAGCGAAACCATTGAATAAGACTGGACAGGAGCTTCTATCCACATGGTGTTCGCACCTTATAAACAATACAGAAAATGGTACAACGACCTGCTGTAGTCCGCAGCAATTGACGACCCTGAATACCCAAGTAAATCAGGGCGCTATCTTGTTGCAAAGATGTCCGAGCTGTCTCAATAATTGGGTTAAACACATATGTGAATTTACATGCAGCCCGTTTCAGAGTAAATTTATTGATGTCACGAGCACCAATGTAACAGCTGATA ATAAAACCTACGTTAATGAAATAGATGTCTACATAAGTGATCGTTATATAAATAGTGCTTTCAATTCGTGCAAGGGAGTATCGTATCCCAGCACAGGTGAACTAGTATTTGACATTATGTGTCTTCCGTGGGGAGCGAGCAAATGTACGCCCAAGAGGTGGTTTGACTTTATGGGAGATGCTGGTGACGACGGTTATGCACCATTCCAAATCATGTACATTAATACCGACGTACCACAGCATGGATTTGATCCACTAAATATCTCTACCACACCCTGTAGTAAACCATTAAAG GGTGAGAAATATGCATGTGGTTGCGTTGATTGTGAACAAAGCTGCCCTGCTCCACCACTACCGCCGCTACCTCAACCTTTTTCATTGCTACACTATGATGGCTATGCAGTTATTATGATGATCACATTCATCCTTGGAACGATCGTGTTTGCCTCTATTGTTGCATGTTTTGGCAACAGAATCCAGATCG GTGTCGTTTCGACGGACGATTTAGCCAACATATTCAAAGATGGTCAGTCCAGTTTTATTGAACGGCTCGGTGCAGGAACTGATAAATTTCTACAAGATTTTTTTCGCTACTGGGGCACAG TTTGCGCTTCTAATCCATGGACAGTTTTGTTGTTTGGATTTCTGTCCATTATTATATTAGGAATAGGTATTACTGATATTCAAATCACCAAAGATCCGGTTGAGTTATGGGCATCACCGTACTCTCAATCTCGTATTGAAAAAGACTATTTTGACAGTCACTTTGAACCATTCTATAGAACTGAACAAATCATCATCTCAGCTGTTGGACTACCCAAT ATCATTCATAATACTTCGGAAGGCGTCATAACTTTTGGTCCTGTCTTTAATAGAACCTTTTTATTGATGGTACGGGAACTGcaagaagaaataaagaaaattacgaCAGTCAACAATTATACTTTAGCTGAAATCTGCTTTGCACCTCTCACTGCTTGGTACACTGGTGCTCCAAAAGTCGAAAATTGTGCTATCCAAAGTATTTGGGGTTACTGGCAAGACGATATAGAGACTTTCGACGATGTAACTGAAGTTGGTGGTTTTAATGAGACTTACTTGGACCACTTCAGAAAATGTACTCG gaGTCCCTATAGTGCGTCCTGCTTTGCACAATACAAAGGTCCCATAGAGCCAGCAATTGCAGTTGGAGGCTTTTTAAACTCAAACAGGAGTTCCGAAAATAAAGCTTATGAAAAAGCTACAGCTATCATCATCACTATTCTTGTTAATAATCATCATAATAAAACACAAATTGAACCAGCTAAGGAATGGGAAGAAAG TTTCATTGCATTCATGAAAAACTGGACTGCTACTAAGAAACCAGAGTACATGGATGTTGCATTCACATCGGAGAGGTCTATTGAAGATGAACTTGATCGAGAGACCAAGTCAGATGTTCTTACAATTCTCGTATCTTACCTGATCATGTTTGGTTACATCGCAGTTGCTCTTGGTCAAATAAGAAGTTGCCGTACTCTGTTG aTGGATTCCAAAATTACTCTTGGCCTTGGAGGAGTTTTAATCGTCCTGGCCTCTGTGGTGTGTTCTATTGGGATATTTGGATTCATCGGAGTACCAGCGACTCTGATTATCATTGAAGTTATTCCATTTCTTGTACTCGCTGTTGGAGTGGACAACATATTTATCATGGTTCAAACACATCAACGAGAGGGTAGACGACCTGACGAATCTATTGCTGAACACATTGGTCGTACTCTTGGTCAAGTAGGGCCTAGCATGTTGTTAACAAGCGTATCTGAAAGCTGTTGTTTTTTCCTGG GTGGATTATCTGACATGCCTGCTGTCCGAGCTTTCGCATTGTATGCTGGAATGGCATTGCTAATTGATTTCCTTCTGCAAATCACTTGTTTTGTTAGTTTATTGGCATTGGATACCATCAGGCAAACG AATAACCGATTAGACGTGCTCTGTTGCATTCGGACTAAAAAGGATGACAGAGAAGTTATAGATAGTCTTTTATACAGGTTATTTAAATTTGGTTACGTTCCTTTCCTGATGAAAAAATGGGTACGCGCAGCAGTTATGATTATTTTCTTCGGTTCGCTTTGTACGAGCATTGCAGTGGTTCCTCACATCGAAATTGGTCTCGATCAAGAGCTCTCAATGCCTGAAGACAGTTTTGTCCTTAAATACTTTAAC ttctTGAACAAATACTTATCGATTGGGCCACCAGTTTACTTTGTGGTAAAAGGTGAGCTCAATTACTCTGATTTCACAATGCAGAACCGGATATGTGGTGGCCATTTTTGCAACTCAGATTCTTTGATAACTCAAATATTTGTCGCATCCAAGCAAACAAACAG aacGTATATAGGTAAACAGGCATCTTCATGGTTGGATGATTATGTCGACTGGTCAGGAATTGATGGGTGTTGCaaacaattcaaaaacaaCTCCTTTTGTCCAAACCATG gcTTCTTGTGTAAATCCtgcaatattaattttacCAACTATAAAAGGCCTGATAAAGAAAGCTTCGACACTTTCCTGCCCTACTTTCTGGACGATAATCCAGACCAGCAATGTGCAAAGGGGGGTCATGCAGCATATGCGCAAGGTGTCAAACTAAGCAATAATATGGAGCACACGGTTAAGGCGTCTTATTTCATGGCTTATCATTCCGTTTTGAAATCATCAGCTGATTACTACAAAGCACTAGAAGCTGCTAGAGAAATATCAGCCAACTTAACAGTAATGATTAATGCTAATATCACTCATGACGGAAACGACCCGGTAGAAGTCTTTCCATACAGTGTATTTTACGTCTTTTACGAACAGTATTTGACAATGTGGCCTGATACACTGAAAAGTTTAGGTATTTCGTTATTGGCAATATTTTTGGTAACTTTCCTCTTGATGGGGCTTGATATTTCTTCATCATTGGTGGTGGTTATTACCATTACTATGATACTTGTGAACATTGGCGGATTAATGTATTGGTGGCACATTACTCTTAATGCTGTATCTCTCGTCAACCTTGTTATG GCTGTTGGAATAGCTGTGGAATTTTGTAGCCACCTCGTACATTCATTCTCTGTATCTGTAGAAGAAACAAGAATTGAACGCGCTGCTGATGCATTGACTCATATGGGTAGCTCCGTTTTTAGTGGCATTACACTCACGAAATTTGGTGGAATAGTTGTTCTCGCTTTTGCCAAAAGTCAAATCTTTCAG GTATTTTACTTCAGAATGTACCTGGGAATTGTCCTATTTGGTGCTGCACATGGATTAATCTTCTTACCAGTGCTGCTCAGTTATATAG GCGTGATGTCGCGCCGGGGCCAAAGGGGAATATATCAACGTGGAAGAGCGTATCACCGAGACTTCCGAAATCAATCGATTAACAACCCCACAACGCCCCTTCTCGGGAATATCAACCCCGATCACCCAGCCTCTTCCTACTCCAGTGTGAGTGCCGCACATGCCACACAAccgcaaataaatttttaa
- the LOC124305216 gene encoding NPC intracellular cholesterol transporter 1 isoform X3 — protein MFDKTSAFLFAFAGLLVVVSSTDDGHCIWYDECYKGPRGMLNCLYTGEAKPLNKTGQELLSTWCSHLINNTENGTTTCCSPQQLTTLNTQVNQGAILLQRCPSCLNNWVKHICEFTCSPFQSKFIDVTSTNVTADNKTYVNEIDVYISDRYINSAFNSCKGVSYPSTGELVFDIMCLPWGASKCTPKRWFDFMGDAGDDGYAPFQIMYINTDVPQHGFDPLNISTTPCSKPLKGEKYACGCVDCEQSCPAPPLPPLPQPFSLLHYDGYAVIMMITFILGTIVFASIVACFGNRIQIVARGEEVGRQVGRRLAAGLHHTGDGARIALAADQEDSPLQSKRSSVVSTDDLANIFKDGQSSFIERLGAGTDKFLQDFFRYWGTVCASNPWTVLLFGFLSIIILGIGITDIQITKDPVELWASPYSQSRIEKDYFDSHFEPFYRTEQIIISAVGLPNIIHNTSEGVITFGPVFNRTFLLMVRELQEEIKKITTVNNYTLAEICFAPLTAWYTGAPKVENCAIQSIWGYWQDDIETFDDVTEVGGFNETYLDHFRKCTRSPYSASCFAQYKGPIEPAIAVGGFLNSNRSSENKAYEKATAIIITILVNNHHNKTQIEPAKEWEESFIAFMKNWTATKKPEYMDVAFTSERSIEDELDRETKSDVLTILVSYLIMFGYIAVALGQIRSCRTLLMDSKITLGLGGVLIVLASVVCSIGIFGFIGVPATLIIIEVIPFLVLAVGVDNIFIMVQTHQREGRRPDESIAEHIGRTLGQVGPSMLLTSVSESCCFFLGGLSDMPAVRAFALYAGMALLIDFLLQITCFVSLLALDTIRQTNNRLDVLCCIRTKKDDREVIDSLLYRLFKFGYVPFLMKKWVRAAVMIIFFGSLCTSIAVVPHIEIGLDQELSMPEDSFVLKYFNFLNKYLSIGPPVYFVVKGELNYSDFTMQNRICGGHFCNSDSLITQIFVASKQTNRTYIGKQASSWLDDYVDWSGIDGCCKQFKNNSFCPNHGFLCKSCNINFTNYKRPDKESFDTFLPYFLDDNPDQQCAKGGHAAYAQGVKLSNNMEHTVKASYFMAYHSVLKSSADYYKALEAAREISANLTVMINANITHDGNDPVEVFPYSVFYVFYEQYLTMWPDTLKSLGISLLAIFLVTFLLMGLDISSSLVVVITITMILVNIGGLMYWWHITLNAVSLVNLVMAVGIAVEFCSHLVHSFSVSVEETRIERAADALTHMGSSVFSGITLTKFGGIVVLAFAKSQIFQVFYFRMYLGIVLFGAAHGLIFLPVLLSYIGSPMNREKLANHKRTMQGNLDAVQETSLNHRA, from the exons ATGTTCGATAAAACCTCGGCGTTTCTTTTTGCATTTGCCGGATTGCTGGTTGTG gtATCTAGCACTGATGATGGACACTGCATATGGTATGATGAGTGTTATAAGGGCCCAAGAGGTATGCTGAATTGCCTATATACAGGAGAAGCGAAACCATTGAATAAGACTGGACAGGAGCTTCTATCCACATGGTGTTCGCACCTTATAAACAATACAGAAAATGGTACAACGACCTGCTGTAGTCCGCAGCAATTGACGACCCTGAATACCCAAGTAAATCAGGGCGCTATCTTGTTGCAAAGATGTCCGAGCTGTCTCAATAATTGGGTTAAACACATATGTGAATTTACATGCAGCCCGTTTCAGAGTAAATTTATTGATGTCACGAGCACCAATGTAACAGCTGATA ATAAAACCTACGTTAATGAAATAGATGTCTACATAAGTGATCGTTATATAAATAGTGCTTTCAATTCGTGCAAGGGAGTATCGTATCCCAGCACAGGTGAACTAGTATTTGACATTATGTGTCTTCCGTGGGGAGCGAGCAAATGTACGCCCAAGAGGTGGTTTGACTTTATGGGAGATGCTGGTGACGACGGTTATGCACCATTCCAAATCATGTACATTAATACCGACGTACCACAGCATGGATTTGATCCACTAAATATCTCTACCACACCCTGTAGTAAACCATTAAAG GGTGAGAAATATGCATGTGGTTGCGTTGATTGTGAACAAAGCTGCCCTGCTCCACCACTACCGCCGCTACCTCAACCTTTTTCATTGCTACACTATGATGGCTATGCAGTTATTATGATGATCACATTCATCCTTGGAACGATCGTGTTTGCCTCTATTGTTGCATGTTTTGGCAACAGAATCCAGATCG TGGCACGAGGAGAAGAAGTCGGAAGACAGGTTGGTAGACGCCTAGCTGCTGGGCTACACCACACAGGAGATGGTGCTCGCATTGCTCTTGCAGCTGACCAAGAAGACAGTCCACTGCAATCTAAACGTTCCA GTGTCGTTTCGACGGACGATTTAGCCAACATATTCAAAGATGGTCAGTCCAGTTTTATTGAACGGCTCGGTGCAGGAACTGATAAATTTCTACAAGATTTTTTTCGCTACTGGGGCACAG TTTGCGCTTCTAATCCATGGACAGTTTTGTTGTTTGGATTTCTGTCCATTATTATATTAGGAATAGGTATTACTGATATTCAAATCACCAAAGATCCGGTTGAGTTATGGGCATCACCGTACTCTCAATCTCGTATTGAAAAAGACTATTTTGACAGTCACTTTGAACCATTCTATAGAACTGAACAAATCATCATCTCAGCTGTTGGACTACCCAAT ATCATTCATAATACTTCGGAAGGCGTCATAACTTTTGGTCCTGTCTTTAATAGAACCTTTTTATTGATGGTACGGGAACTGcaagaagaaataaagaaaattacgaCAGTCAACAATTATACTTTAGCTGAAATCTGCTTTGCACCTCTCACTGCTTGGTACACTGGTGCTCCAAAAGTCGAAAATTGTGCTATCCAAAGTATTTGGGGTTACTGGCAAGACGATATAGAGACTTTCGACGATGTAACTGAAGTTGGTGGTTTTAATGAGACTTACTTGGACCACTTCAGAAAATGTACTCG gaGTCCCTATAGTGCGTCCTGCTTTGCACAATACAAAGGTCCCATAGAGCCAGCAATTGCAGTTGGAGGCTTTTTAAACTCAAACAGGAGTTCCGAAAATAAAGCTTATGAAAAAGCTACAGCTATCATCATCACTATTCTTGTTAATAATCATCATAATAAAACACAAATTGAACCAGCTAAGGAATGGGAAGAAAG TTTCATTGCATTCATGAAAAACTGGACTGCTACTAAGAAACCAGAGTACATGGATGTTGCATTCACATCGGAGAGGTCTATTGAAGATGAACTTGATCGAGAGACCAAGTCAGATGTTCTTACAATTCTCGTATCTTACCTGATCATGTTTGGTTACATCGCAGTTGCTCTTGGTCAAATAAGAAGTTGCCGTACTCTGTTG aTGGATTCCAAAATTACTCTTGGCCTTGGAGGAGTTTTAATCGTCCTGGCCTCTGTGGTGTGTTCTATTGGGATATTTGGATTCATCGGAGTACCAGCGACTCTGATTATCATTGAAGTTATTCCATTTCTTGTACTCGCTGTTGGAGTGGACAACATATTTATCATGGTTCAAACACATCAACGAGAGGGTAGACGACCTGACGAATCTATTGCTGAACACATTGGTCGTACTCTTGGTCAAGTAGGGCCTAGCATGTTGTTAACAAGCGTATCTGAAAGCTGTTGTTTTTTCCTGG GTGGATTATCTGACATGCCTGCTGTCCGAGCTTTCGCATTGTATGCTGGAATGGCATTGCTAATTGATTTCCTTCTGCAAATCACTTGTTTTGTTAGTTTATTGGCATTGGATACCATCAGGCAAACG AATAACCGATTAGACGTGCTCTGTTGCATTCGGACTAAAAAGGATGACAGAGAAGTTATAGATAGTCTTTTATACAGGTTATTTAAATTTGGTTACGTTCCTTTCCTGATGAAAAAATGGGTACGCGCAGCAGTTATGATTATTTTCTTCGGTTCGCTTTGTACGAGCATTGCAGTGGTTCCTCACATCGAAATTGGTCTCGATCAAGAGCTCTCAATGCCTGAAGACAGTTTTGTCCTTAAATACTTTAAC ttctTGAACAAATACTTATCGATTGGGCCACCAGTTTACTTTGTGGTAAAAGGTGAGCTCAATTACTCTGATTTCACAATGCAGAACCGGATATGTGGTGGCCATTTTTGCAACTCAGATTCTTTGATAACTCAAATATTTGTCGCATCCAAGCAAACAAACAG aacGTATATAGGTAAACAGGCATCTTCATGGTTGGATGATTATGTCGACTGGTCAGGAATTGATGGGTGTTGCaaacaattcaaaaacaaCTCCTTTTGTCCAAACCATG gcTTCTTGTGTAAATCCtgcaatattaattttacCAACTATAAAAGGCCTGATAAAGAAAGCTTCGACACTTTCCTGCCCTACTTTCTGGACGATAATCCAGACCAGCAATGTGCAAAGGGGGGTCATGCAGCATATGCGCAAGGTGTCAAACTAAGCAATAATATGGAGCACACGGTTAAGGCGTCTTATTTCATGGCTTATCATTCCGTTTTGAAATCATCAGCTGATTACTACAAAGCACTAGAAGCTGCTAGAGAAATATCAGCCAACTTAACAGTAATGATTAATGCTAATATCACTCATGACGGAAACGACCCGGTAGAAGTCTTTCCATACAGTGTATTTTACGTCTTTTACGAACAGTATTTGACAATGTGGCCTGATACACTGAAAAGTTTAGGTATTTCGTTATTGGCAATATTTTTGGTAACTTTCCTCTTGATGGGGCTTGATATTTCTTCATCATTGGTGGTGGTTATTACCATTACTATGATACTTGTGAACATTGGCGGATTAATGTATTGGTGGCACATTACTCTTAATGCTGTATCTCTCGTCAACCTTGTTATG GCTGTTGGAATAGCTGTGGAATTTTGTAGCCACCTCGTACATTCATTCTCTGTATCTGTAGAAGAAACAAGAATTGAACGCGCTGCTGATGCATTGACTCATATGGGTAGCTCCGTTTTTAGTGGCATTACACTCACGAAATTTGGTGGAATAGTTGTTCTCGCTTTTGCCAAAAGTCAAATCTTTCAG GTATTTTACTTCAGAATGTACCTGGGAATTGTCCTATTTGGTGCTGCACATGGATTAATCTTCTTACCAGTGCTGCTCAGTTATATAG GCTCACCCATGAATCGAGAGAAGTTGGCCAATCACAAGAGAACAATGCAAGGAAACTTGGACGCTGTGCAAGAAACATCTTTGAATCATCGA GCGTGA